The proteins below are encoded in one region of Bifidobacterium catenulatum DSM 16992 = JCM 1194 = LMG 11043:
- a CDS encoding bifunctional lysylphosphatidylglycerol flippase/synthetase MprF has translation MTTQSQESAVKPLFGFRALISDLADWIRRHRMTLGFVLFITLFNVGMQLVCGIRHTQFPPQLSRVSFDALAHGRWYTAPISLLSVPHLGRLLIDIPLILIAFGLCETVIGKAKTAWVSLITTLGGIALGMGLCSLFAGKSPQWHAISHDGAILGPLVVVVGTLMCASAFTAMLWRRRIRVIGYSVVLIMFLYRGEAGDYCLLAAALIGHVLGYLMASESQGDVYRHGALYEMRRLIGMAAGVQAFGSLVAVSSRQSFGLLSMFGLLTGSTEFDTEQVLDCLNGSSHANCFAQYRMMRFTMPGNWLVSLMPTLMLLLIAWGLYRGRRIAAVLSVLFNACTVVLAMLFYVVLPLQYVGDSQADTLPALARHGAFHAMFSTMALPLIFIVIVIAFRQCFTIRTRSEIMLRAVAGALSAFLLLGLMYVGYGLASPEDFNESPQLIALLADYAQRLLPIGLLSGIEPEFVPVGQISLLVYQCVGPAFWIIALLCVWECLRDRSMVNDASRHRVDAIIPLGGESMSFMATWEGNDYWFSATGRSAIAYRVSYGIALTVTGPFGDPNEYTEDLTDFATFCTQHSWTPVFYSVHEPQRAELAKAGWDSLDVGTEMIVNPDEWQTRGKKWQDVRTAINKAKRDGITDVLTTFKEAPFSVQTQIREISAQWAGKKALPEMGFTLGGVDELIDSRVRLLYAVDGNGKVLGVTSWLPTYRDGTIIGWTLDFMRHRTDSVNGIMEFLIARMAERLRDEGNAEFMSLSAAPLAGMGSNKGEHEESEVLRHALQMVADIMEPAYGFHSLFRFKLKFHPDEEKVYICYPDAAKLPQISLAVAQAYVPSLTPAEAMRFVRTITPHD, from the coding sequence ATGACGACGCAATCGCAGGAATCAGCAGTAAAACCATTATTCGGCTTTCGCGCGCTCATATCCGATCTTGCCGACTGGATTCGTCGGCACCGTATGACCTTGGGCTTCGTGCTGTTCATCACGCTGTTCAATGTCGGCATGCAGCTCGTATGCGGCATCAGACATACGCAATTTCCGCCGCAATTGTCGCGCGTGAGTTTTGACGCGCTCGCGCATGGGCGTTGGTATACCGCGCCGATCTCACTGCTGTCGGTGCCTCATTTGGGTCGTCTGCTAATCGACATTCCACTGATACTCATCGCATTCGGCTTATGCGAAACGGTGATTGGAAAGGCGAAGACGGCATGGGTGTCGCTGATCACCACGCTTGGCGGCATAGCGCTCGGTATGGGATTATGCTCGCTGTTCGCAGGCAAAAGTCCGCAATGGCATGCGATTTCGCATGATGGCGCGATTCTGGGGCCGCTGGTTGTTGTGGTAGGCACGCTGATGTGTGCCAGCGCATTCACCGCCATGCTGTGGCGTCGGCGCATTCGTGTGATCGGCTATAGCGTGGTTCTGATCATGTTCTTATACCGTGGCGAAGCCGGCGATTATTGTTTGCTGGCTGCCGCGCTGATCGGTCATGTGCTTGGTTATTTGATGGCGTCCGAGAGTCAAGGCGATGTGTATAGGCATGGCGCCTTGTACGAGATGCGCAGGCTGATTGGTATGGCTGCCGGCGTGCAGGCGTTCGGTTCGCTGGTTGCCGTTTCCTCAAGACAATCATTCGGATTGCTCTCCATGTTCGGCTTGCTGACCGGTTCCACGGAATTCGACACGGAACAAGTGTTGGATTGCCTCAACGGTTCCTCGCATGCCAACTGTTTCGCGCAATATCGTATGATGCGATTCACCATGCCCGGAAACTGGCTGGTGTCGTTGATGCCGACGCTGATGCTGCTGTTGATCGCATGGGGTCTGTATCGCGGACGCCGCATTGCCGCCGTGTTAAGTGTGCTGTTCAATGCGTGCACGGTGGTACTTGCGATGCTGTTTTATGTGGTGCTTCCGCTGCAATATGTTGGAGATTCGCAGGCTGATACGTTGCCTGCGTTGGCTCGTCACGGTGCGTTTCACGCGATGTTTTCCACTATGGCATTGCCATTGATTTTTATCGTTATCGTCATTGCGTTCCGTCAGTGTTTTACGATTCGCACTAGAAGTGAGATTATGTTGCGTGCTGTGGCAGGTGCATTGTCGGCTTTTCTGTTGTTGGGATTGATGTATGTCGGGTATGGGCTTGCCTCTCCCGAGGATTTCAACGAAAGCCCGCAATTGATTGCATTGCTTGCCGATTATGCGCAACGATTGTTGCCGATCGGATTGCTGAGTGGTATCGAACCTGAGTTTGTACCCGTCGGGCAAATCTCCTTGCTGGTATATCAGTGCGTCGGTCCGGCGTTTTGGATTATCGCTCTGCTGTGTGTTTGGGAGTGTTTGCGGGATCGTTCCATGGTGAATGACGCTTCGCGCCATCGTGTTGACGCGATTATTCCGCTTGGCGGCGAATCCATGTCATTCATGGCAACTTGGGAAGGCAATGATTATTGGTTTTCTGCAACCGGACGTTCCGCAATCGCCTATCGAGTGTCGTACGGTATCGCATTGACGGTGACAGGACCATTCGGAGATCCAAACGAATATACGGAAGATCTCACTGATTTCGCAACATTCTGCACACAACATTCCTGGACGCCCGTGTTTTACAGCGTACACGAGCCACAGCGAGCCGAACTCGCCAAAGCCGGATGGGACTCACTTGACGTCGGCACGGAAATGATCGTCAATCCCGACGAATGGCAAACCCGAGGCAAGAAATGGCAGGACGTGCGCACCGCCATCAACAAAGCCAAACGAGACGGCATCACCGACGTGCTCACCACTTTCAAGGAGGCACCCTTCTCCGTACAAACGCAGATTCGTGAGATTTCCGCACAGTGGGCCGGCAAAAAGGCCTTGCCGGAAATGGGATTCACCTTGGGTGGCGTCGACGAACTGATCGACTCCCGGGTACGCCTGCTCTACGCGGTCGACGGCAACGGCAAAGTCCTTGGCGTAACCAGCTGGCTGCCCACCTATCGCGACGGCACAATCATCGGTTGGACGCTTGACTTCATGAGGCATCGCACCGACAGCGTCAACGGCATCATGGAATTCCTGATTGCACGCATGGCTGAACGACTGCGCGACGAAGGCAACGCGGAATTCATGAGCCTATCGGCGGCGCCACTGGCCGGTATGGGATCCAACAAAGGCGAACACGAGGAAAGCGAAGTGTTACGTCATGCACTGCAAATGGTTGCAGACATCATGGAACCAGCATACGGATTCCACTCACTGTTCCGTTTCAAACTGAAATTCCACCCCGACGAAGAGAAAGTGTATATCTGCTATCCTGACGCGGCCAAACTGCCGCAAATATCGCTTGCTGTGGCGCAAGCCTACGTGCCGTCACTCACACCTGCCGAAGCCATGCGTTTTGTGCGCACCATCACGCCACATGATTGA
- the gndA gene encoding NADP-dependent phosphogluconate dehydrogenase — protein sequence MSAEANVGVVGLAAMGGSLARNLAHHGNKVAVFNRSYGRTEKLMNEHGSEGEFFPAKTLEEFVDSLVKPRTAIIMVKAGEPTDAMINALADLMEPGDIIVDAGNAYFPDTIRREKEISARGLHFVGCGVSGGEEGALLGPSMMPGGSEESWKTLKPIFESIAAKAEGEPCVTHIGLNGAGHFVKMVHNGIEYSDMQLIAESYDLMRRGLGMTPAEIGDVFEEWNKTELDSYLIEITAEVLHQVDKKTGKPLVDLIVDHAGMKGTGTWTVQTALSLAVPVTGIAEAVFARGLSSEADLREEAQKQGFAGPNGELNLNSEEKKAFIEDIRQALYASKIVAYAQGFNEITTAAKEYGWDIDLAAVARIWRGGCIIRAKFLNRISEAFESGEANVSLLFAPYFKNAIETAEKSWRNVVARAALNGLPTPAFASSLSYFDGLRSKRLPAALIQGQRDYFGAHTYQRVDQPGAFHTLWAEPGREEIEA from the coding sequence ATGTCAGCTGAAGCAAACGTCGGCGTAGTCGGTCTTGCCGCAATGGGCGGTAGCCTCGCACGTAACCTCGCACACCACGGCAACAAAGTGGCCGTGTTCAACCGTTCCTACGGTCGTACCGAAAAGCTCATGAACGAGCACGGCAGCGAAGGCGAATTCTTCCCGGCGAAAACCCTCGAAGAGTTCGTGGACAGTCTCGTCAAGCCACGTACCGCCATCATCATGGTCAAGGCCGGAGAGCCGACCGACGCCATGATCAACGCGCTCGCCGACCTGATGGAACCGGGAGACATCATTGTCGACGCAGGCAACGCCTACTTCCCAGACACCATTCGTCGTGAGAAGGAAATCAGCGCTCGCGGTTTGCATTTCGTCGGATGCGGCGTGTCCGGTGGTGAGGAAGGCGCTCTGCTTGGACCTTCCATGATGCCGGGAGGCTCCGAAGAATCCTGGAAGACGCTGAAGCCGATTTTCGAATCCATCGCAGCAAAGGCCGAAGGCGAGCCGTGCGTCACCCATATCGGACTTAACGGTGCCGGCCACTTCGTCAAGATGGTGCACAATGGCATCGAATACTCCGATATGCAGCTCATCGCTGAAAGCTACGATCTGATGCGTCGCGGCCTTGGCATGACCCCGGCTGAGATCGGTGACGTGTTCGAGGAATGGAACAAGACCGAACTTGACTCTTACCTGATCGAAATCACCGCCGAAGTGCTGCATCAGGTCGATAAGAAGACCGGCAAACCGCTGGTTGATTTGATTGTCGACCATGCCGGCATGAAGGGTACTGGTACGTGGACCGTGCAGACCGCACTGTCTCTGGCCGTTCCGGTCACTGGCATCGCTGAAGCCGTGTTCGCCCGCGGTCTTTCCTCCGAAGCTGATCTGCGTGAGGAAGCCCAGAAGCAGGGCTTCGCCGGCCCGAACGGCGAACTGAACCTGAACAGCGAGGAGAAGAAGGCCTTCATCGAAGACATCCGCCAGGCCCTCTATGCCTCCAAGATCGTCGCCTATGCCCAGGGCTTCAACGAGATCACCACCGCCGCCAAGGAATACGGTTGGGACATCGATCTGGCTGCCGTGGCACGCATCTGGCGTGGCGGCTGCATCATCCGCGCGAAGTTCCTCAACCGTATTTCCGAAGCGTTCGAATCCGGTGAGGCCAACGTGTCGCTGCTGTTCGCACCGTACTTCAAGAACGCCATCGAAACCGCCGAGAAGTCCTGGCGCAACGTGGTGGCACGAGCCGCGCTCAACGGCCTGCCGACCCCGGCGTTCGCTTCGTCTCTGTCGTACTTCGACGGCCTGCGTTCCAAGCGTCTGCCCGCCGCCCTGATCCAGGGCCAGCGTGACTACTTCGGCGCCCACACCTACCAGCGTGTGGATCAGCCGGGTGCGTTCCACACCCTGTGGGCCGAGCCGGGCCGCGAGGAAATCGAAGCTTGA
- a CDS encoding family 43 glycosylhydrolase, with translation MPNTYSLLCYTREATGREEANNEDIAYSMHLALRLGDDDGARWRPLNENYGIFFAAGVPIAAVPEESRRACTAAAQYAADPYEAPQPASEAVGYGAVMPGVDITLKSLKDPFLFRLADGRFGIAATRTDRGGAPDGSERSAFLVAVSRDLTSFEQLGLVRLRTDSGVNRVSVAYQAAFDRYVISWIGDNGESYAAQTGNITAEAGSEDPLDVVREAQPQELRYTGDCGIANAVPGNVIPISETEAKRLTERFGRIRNVGASVPAQHADSALRGEAAKASILALGATRAELAYSDGSRGTRAVDWDAAQLEALASEAAEGTFEAGQTRTVAGRIRQTVYPVPFAVERADPSVFAWNYNGKPMFMFIATDDTDGNCVDPHEGRTHMPLRVADSIEALSDEAGGRAREIDLLKCGDLNSEGRRMTGCFWAPELHVIGGKLSILFMPCFDGPDHNPDGTPNDRAGKPDMWTGSCHIMQLKQHADGTDFDPRDPQNWTVPEPILDPDGGTLNPVQRISLDMTVISDSGRWYYAWQQVGSIWIAGFDPSCPSRLTSRPRQIVVPEFAWDNMIAEGPNAIVHEGRIFLIYSGSLVGIDYTTGLVEAPAGANADLTDPAAWTKLDYPLQKSGVYNGRWQLGTGHGMWSHDEDGNLIYVFHNAEYDNGCYGGRDAQVRRVHWSAEGMPILDMQSDEELDPSYADITMEITAR, from the coding sequence GTGCCGAATACCTATTCCCTGTTGTGTTATACGCGTGAAGCCACTGGCCGTGAAGAGGCGAACAACGAGGATATCGCCTACAGCATGCACTTGGCGCTGCGCCTTGGGGATGATGATGGCGCCAGATGGCGGCCGCTTAATGAGAATTACGGGATTTTTTTCGCTGCCGGCGTACCTATCGCCGCCGTGCCCGAAGAATCCCGCCGCGCATGTACCGCCGCGGCGCAATACGCCGCTGATCCATACGAGGCGCCGCAGCCGGCTTCTGAAGCCGTGGGCTATGGCGCGGTGATGCCCGGTGTGGATATCACGTTGAAATCATTGAAAGACCCTTTTCTGTTCCGTCTTGCGGATGGACGGTTCGGCATCGCAGCCACTCGCACCGATCGCGGCGGCGCACCGGACGGCTCCGAACGATCTGCGTTTTTAGTGGCGGTCAGCCGTGACCTGACATCGTTTGAGCAGTTGGGGCTGGTGCGGTTGCGCACGGACAGCGGAGTCAACCGCGTCTCTGTTGCGTACCAGGCGGCCTTTGATCGCTACGTCATCTCTTGGATCGGAGACAATGGGGAGTCATATGCCGCGCAGACGGGCAATATCACGGCGGAGGCTGGTTCGGAGGATCCGCTTGACGTCGTACGGGAGGCGCAGCCGCAAGAGCTTCGATATACCGGCGATTGCGGTATCGCCAATGCCGTACCGGGCAATGTCATTCCCATCAGCGAAACGGAAGCGAAGCGTTTGACGGAACGGTTCGGGCGCATCCGCAACGTTGGCGCGTCCGTTCCGGCGCAACATGCCGACTCGGCCTTGCGCGGGGAAGCCGCGAAGGCCTCGATACTGGCGTTGGGTGCGACTCGTGCCGAACTCGCCTACAGCGATGGTTCCCGGGGAACGCGTGCGGTGGACTGGGATGCGGCGCAGCTTGAAGCCCTGGCCAGCGAAGCCGCCGAAGGAACATTCGAAGCCGGCCAGACCCGTACCGTTGCAGGCCGCATTCGCCAGACGGTCTATCCGGTGCCGTTTGCTGTGGAACGGGCCGATCCTTCGGTGTTCGCATGGAACTATAACGGAAAGCCGATGTTCATGTTCATCGCCACCGACGATACCGACGGCAATTGTGTGGACCCGCATGAGGGCCGCACCCACATGCCGTTGCGTGTCGCGGATTCCATCGAGGCACTGTCCGACGAGGCCGGCGGTCGCGCCCGGGAGATTGATCTGCTCAAGTGCGGCGATCTCAATTCGGAAGGCCGTCGCATGACCGGCTGCTTCTGGGCTCCGGAGCTGCATGTGATTGGCGGGAAACTGAGCATTCTGTTCATGCCCTGTTTCGACGGGCCAGATCACAATCCTGATGGCACGCCGAACGACCGCGCCGGCAAACCCGACATGTGGACCGGCAGCTGCCATATCATGCAGCTCAAGCAGCATGCCGATGGCACCGACTTCGATCCGCGCGATCCGCAGAACTGGACGGTTCCTGAGCCAATTCTCGATCCGGATGGTGGTACGCTTAACCCCGTCCAACGAATTTCGCTCGACATGACCGTTATCTCCGACTCCGGCCGCTGGTACTATGCGTGGCAGCAGGTCGGCAGCATCTGGATCGCCGGCTTCGACCCATCCTGCCCGTCGCGGCTCACCAGCAGGCCCAGGCAGATCGTCGTACCGGAATTCGCGTGGGACAACATGATCGCCGAGGGGCCGAACGCCATCGTCCACGAGGGTAGGATCTTCTTGATCTATTCCGGTTCGCTGGTCGGCATCGACTACACGACGGGCCTTGTCGAGGCTCCAGCCGGAGCCAATGCCGATTTGACCGACCCTGCAGCATGGACGAAACTCGATTATCCGCTGCAGAAATCCGGCGTGTACAACGGCCGTTGGCAGCTTGGCACCGGTCATGGCATGTGGTCGCACGACGAGGACGGCAATCTCATCTATGTGTTCCATAACGCCGAGTATGACAACGGGTGCTACGGCGGCCGTGACGCACAGGTGCGGCGCGTGCATTGGTCCGCGGAAGGCATGCCGATTTTGGATATGCAGTCAGATGAGGAACTTGACCCGAGTTATGCTGATATAACGATGGAAATTACCGCTCGCTGA
- a CDS encoding LacI family DNA-binding transcriptional regulator → MVKQTGGNVEHVVTMRDVAKAAGMSVKTVSNVVNDYEFVSQATRDKVNKAIAELGYTLNMSARNLRKGQTGIIGLAIPDLQMPYFAQLSSLIIAEAKKVGLRVIVEPTQYSREGELEALHGTQQTMLDGLIYSPLELGQDDVDQLNVDYPLVLIGERIFTDAVDHIATENVEGAKRATQYLLKTGCRHVAVVGVHPGEKVGSAALRYRGYLEALEEFGVDFDDRLVAASIMWHRSDGVRAMNALLDSGVDVDGVVALNDMLASGVMHAIQMRGLSIPEDVSVVGFDNSDDSQFLSPSLTSIAPGLEAVARLSVKVLKERIDGRDPNAGRPGEKIFRKVSSSLVVRQSTRQLGDSLIF, encoded by the coding sequence ATGGTAAAGCAGACTGGCGGCAACGTCGAACATGTGGTGACTATGCGGGACGTTGCCAAGGCGGCCGGCATGTCGGTCAAAACGGTCTCGAATGTGGTCAACGATTATGAATTCGTTTCGCAAGCCACGCGAGACAAGGTCAACAAGGCGATCGCCGAACTCGGCTATACGCTGAATATGTCGGCACGTAACCTACGAAAGGGCCAGACCGGCATCATCGGTCTGGCCATTCCCGATCTGCAGATGCCGTATTTCGCGCAGCTGTCGTCGCTGATCATTGCGGAAGCTAAGAAGGTGGGGCTGCGCGTCATTGTGGAGCCGACGCAGTATTCGCGCGAAGGCGAGCTCGAGGCGTTGCACGGCACTCAACAGACGATGCTCGATGGGCTGATCTATTCACCACTGGAGCTTGGGCAGGATGACGTCGACCAGCTGAACGTGGACTATCCGTTGGTGCTGATCGGTGAGCGCATCTTCACCGATGCCGTCGATCACATCGCCACGGAGAACGTGGAAGGGGCCAAGCGCGCCACCCAGTATCTGCTGAAGACCGGCTGCCGGCATGTGGCGGTAGTCGGCGTGCATCCGGGGGAGAAGGTCGGTTCTGCGGCTTTGCGCTATCGGGGATATTTGGAAGCGCTGGAAGAGTTCGGCGTGGATTTCGACGATAGATTGGTGGCGGCGTCGATTATGTGGCACCGCAGCGACGGCGTAAGGGCCATGAACGCACTGCTGGATTCCGGAGTCGATGTTGACGGCGTCGTCGCGTTGAACGATATGCTTGCCTCTGGTGTGATGCATGCGATTCAGATGCGCGGTCTGAGCATCCCCGAAGATGTTTCCGTGGTCGGTTTTGATAATTCCGATGATTCTCAGTTTCTTTCTCCCTCGCTGACTTCGATTGCGCCTGGGCTTGAAGCGGTCGCCCGTCTGTCGGTGAAAGTGCTCAAGGAACGCATCGATGGCCGTGATCCGAACGCCGGGCGTCCAGGGGAAAAGATATTCCGTAAGGTCTCCTCGTCTTTGGTGGTGCGGCAGTCCACTAGGCAACTGGGCGACTCACTGATTTTCTGA
- a CDS encoding glycoside hydrolase family 43 protein codes for MGVYHNPIVLQRADPWVIKENGEYYFTASDPEYNYIAIRHASSINDLQKAPETVVWRKHESGPASIYIWAPELHRINGVWYIYFAGAATDFEASGLPTHRMFVLENADDDPTSDNWVEKGQIVTPIDSFALDATTEVVDGVQYLVWAQKDPAIEGNSNLYIARMANPWTLGSEPVMLTKPEYDWECIDFLVNEGPAFLLHGDKIYITYSASGTGVPYAVGLLTAERGSDLLDKASWSKSPVPVFKTCVENGQYGPGHNSFTKSEDGTEDLMIYHCRNYTEIKGDPLFDPNRHARVGVVRWTADGPDFGVPEPDDLWTPITTDVLPADGGPLAGTPATR; via the coding sequence ATGGGTGTTTACCATAATCCGATCGTGCTTCAGCGCGCGGACCCCTGGGTAATCAAGGAAAACGGCGAATACTATTTCACCGCTTCAGATCCGGAATACAATTACATCGCCATTCGCCATGCGTCAAGCATCAACGATCTGCAAAAGGCCCCCGAGACGGTGGTGTGGCGTAAGCACGAATCCGGTCCGGCGAGCATCTACATCTGGGCTCCCGAGCTGCATCGCATCAACGGCGTGTGGTACATCTACTTCGCAGGTGCCGCGACGGATTTCGAAGCGTCCGGCCTGCCGACGCACCGCATGTTCGTGCTGGAGAACGCCGACGATGACCCGACCTCCGACAACTGGGTGGAGAAAGGCCAGATCGTCACCCCGATCGATTCCTTCGCGCTTGACGCCACCACCGAGGTAGTCGACGGCGTGCAGTACTTGGTATGGGCGCAGAAGGATCCCGCCATCGAAGGCAACTCCAACCTGTATATCGCCAGGATGGCCAATCCATGGACGCTGGGAAGCGAGCCCGTCATGCTCACCAAGCCGGAATACGACTGGGAATGCATCGACTTCCTGGTCAATGAAGGACCGGCCTTCCTGCTCCATGGGGACAAGATCTACATTACGTATTCCGCCTCCGGCACCGGCGTCCCGTATGCCGTGGGACTGTTGACCGCCGAGCGCGGCAGCGATCTGCTGGACAAGGCTTCCTGGAGCAAGAGCCCGGTGCCGGTGTTCAAGACCTGCGTCGAGAACGGTCAGTATGGCCCAGGGCACAATTCGTTCACCAAGTCCGAGGATGGCACTGAAGACCTGATGATCTACCACTGCCGTAACTATACGGAAATCAAGGGCGACCCGCTGTTCGACCCGAACCGCCACGCACGTGTCGGCGTGGTTCGATGGACTGCGGACGGGCCCGACTTCGGCGTGCCGGAACCTGATGATCTGTGGACTCCCATCACTACGGACGTACTGCCGGCCGATGGCGGCCCGCTTGCCGGGACACCTGCGACGCGTTGA
- a CDS encoding ABC transporter substrate-binding protein: MSPLRRFAGLRRFAKAAVAVCASLGLVVAAGGCGAASSEDKTIYFWNNLVGDDGPAMQRIVKEYNRQSDYKVVFQPMNGNDLTTKIYSVMQTGKNIPDIIIGDQFQTAVLQSQGLINTMDDWQKVAPELKESSFLPATWKGVTVNGKAYGIPLYLFQMAIYYNKDLVKKYNLQYILDDGYVTIDEIKDLKGKLPEGTYALTYGNLPWAFMSLLYGAGGTLENDMDDLTKDVWRKPMQKLKDAYDAGVVAPMDVDGEQAFGSGKAVFAQLGTWAQGNMSDTLGADKIAEANTLQYDADNPVNFFYQCNWMQLKDPHRSAAKSAAAADFVNYVYEHWMDWSEVGSISPAYRDLNNPEYQKLIQASFTNGKKERDAIKTSNYLYGGYATAGWGTYNDIVYGNVGLEEGLKTLDLMAQGQIEIQEES; encoded by the coding sequence ATGTCCCCCTTAAGACGTTTCGCGGGACTGCGGCGTTTCGCAAAAGCTGCAGTTGCAGTATGCGCGTCGTTGGGTCTTGTGGTCGCGGCCGGAGGCTGCGGTGCGGCCTCTAGCGAAGACAAGACCATTTATTTCTGGAACAATCTGGTCGGCGATGATGGTCCGGCCATGCAGCGCATCGTTAAGGAATACAATAGGCAAAGCGATTACAAAGTCGTATTCCAGCCTATGAACGGCAATGATTTGACCACGAAGATCTACTCCGTGATGCAGACCGGCAAGAACATCCCCGACATCATCATCGGTGACCAGTTCCAAACTGCCGTGCTGCAGTCCCAAGGGCTGATCAACACCATGGATGATTGGCAGAAGGTGGCGCCTGAACTGAAGGAGAGCAGCTTCCTGCCCGCCACATGGAAGGGCGTGACCGTCAATGGCAAGGCGTACGGCATTCCACTGTATTTGTTCCAGATGGCCATCTATTACAACAAGGACCTGGTTAAAAAGTACAATCTGCAATACATCTTGGATGACGGATACGTGACCATCGATGAGATCAAGGACCTCAAGGGCAAACTGCCCGAAGGTACGTATGCGCTGACCTACGGCAACCTTCCATGGGCGTTCATGTCGCTGCTGTACGGTGCTGGCGGCACGCTCGAGAACGATATGGACGACCTGACCAAAGATGTGTGGCGCAAGCCGATGCAAAAACTCAAGGACGCATACGACGCCGGCGTGGTCGCCCCGATGGACGTCGACGGCGAGCAGGCGTTCGGCTCCGGCAAGGCCGTGTTCGCGCAGCTTGGCACCTGGGCGCAGGGCAATATGTCCGATACGTTGGGCGCCGACAAGATCGCTGAGGCCAATACGTTGCAATACGACGCCGACAATCCGGTGAACTTCTTCTACCAGTGCAACTGGATGCAGCTCAAGGACCCGCATCGTTCCGCGGCGAAATCCGCGGCGGCGGCTGACTTCGTCAACTATGTGTACGAGCACTGGATGGATTGGTCGGAAGTCGGCTCCATCTCCCCGGCCTACCGCGATTTGAACAATCCGGAGTACCAGAAGCTCATCCAGGCATCCTTTACCAACGGCAAAAAGGAACGTGACGCCATCAAGACCTCCAACTATCTGTATGGCGGCTACGCGACCGCCGGTTGGGGCACATACAACGACATCGTCTACGGCAATGTCGGTCTTGAGGAAGGTCTGAAGACCCTCGACCTCATGGCCCAAGGCCAAATCGAGATTCAGGAGGAATCGTGA
- a CDS encoding carbohydrate ABC transporter permease: MSKTSTIGSAASSMKRKNSIWHALPYIAPHFIIFAVFGIIPIIFGIGLAFTRWNMVGSPQFVGLQNFAKIFDPSTYFYSIFWRDLWHTLIFVLISVPLTIIVPLLLAVALGKKGLKGAGLFQAIFYIPGLISIAAGALVWRMVFNSQFGLLNTTFHTDINWLGKNPYAWITIFVLVLWAGIGGNLVIYRSALSGVDESLYEAAKVDGAGPIRIFFSITLPEIKLPLFYTTIMTTTGAFNVWGQPVMLTNGGPNYQTQVLLMDIRNLAFPAGPAAAGMASAMALLLGIILMAIAAIQLIFMNKED, from the coding sequence ATGAGCAAAACATCTACGATCGGATCCGCAGCATCATCCATGAAGCGCAAAAACTCCATCTGGCATGCTCTGCCGTACATCGCACCGCACTTCATCATCTTCGCGGTGTTCGGCATCATCCCGATTATCTTCGGCATCGGGCTGGCGTTCACCCGTTGGAACATGGTCGGCTCTCCGCAATTCGTCGGACTGCAGAACTTCGCGAAGATCTTCGATCCCAGCACCTACTTCTACTCGATCTTCTGGCGTGACCTCTGGCATACCCTGATCTTCGTGCTGATCAGCGTGCCGCTGACCATCATCGTGCCGCTGCTGCTTGCCGTGGCGCTCGGCAAAAAGGGACTCAAGGGCGCCGGGCTGTTCCAAGCAATCTTCTACATCCCCGGTCTGATTTCCATCGCCGCCGGCGCACTGGTCTGGCGCATGGTCTTCAACTCCCAGTTCGGTCTGCTGAACACCACCTTCCACACCGACATCAACTGGCTGGGCAAGAACCCATACGCATGGATCACCATCTTCGTGCTTGTGCTGTGGGCTGGCATCGGCGGCAACCTCGTCATCTACCGTTCCGCGCTGTCCGGTGTGGACGAAAGCCTGTACGAGGCGGCAAAGGTGGATGGTGCGGGTCCTATCAGGATCTTCTTCTCCATCACTCTGCCGGAGATCAAGCTGCCGCTGTTCTACACCACCATCATGACCACCACCGGTGCGTTCAACGTGTGGGGCCAGCCGGTCATGCTGACCAACGGCGGGCCGAACTACCAGACGCAGGTGCTGCTGATGGATATTCGAAACCTCGCATTCCCCGCCGGTCCTGCAGCCGCAGGCATGGCTTCCGCAATGGCATTGCTGCTGGGCATCATCCTGATGGCCATTGCCGCAATCCAGCTCATCTTCATGAACAAGGAGGACTGA